A window of the Alnus glutinosa chromosome 4, dhAlnGlut1.1, whole genome shotgun sequence genome harbors these coding sequences:
- the LOC133865445 gene encoding probable LRR receptor-like serine/threonine-protein kinase At5g59680: MTTYLMLLLLLALSVASLIKPSFATFLSINCGGSNSFVDANSIQWTGDADYVHNGVSQVVDAYYTAGPVMGTLRVFPTLKKNCYTINNLNNGDRVLVRASFFYGNYDGKHISPTFDLMLDGNMWGKVNLSIYSEDTILYREYVYDVNGNSTSLCLAQTLPDQFPLISALELRTLDSNMYRHAGSNHVLSLAARFAMGSLVDLRYPVDPYDRLWFSWGGAGAQEVIVNNTATSIVLTTAEDHPPNAAVQTAIEATTTGWSPALYTNLRGEYSVYINLYFSEVIPLNTTQKRSIQLYMDNKPLLNPIIPPFGSVLEVYLANITASPNNTFTLVATSDSTLPTLLNAYEVFKVTDYLPYRTNSKDVIGLAALQKAFDVLIKWTGDPCLPSPYWWEWIECTNTSIMPRVTALKLGGFGLSGSLPDFSTMDALQTIELQNNSFDGPIPEFFGSFPNLKLLNLANNRFNGSIPKSISKKKKLKLVVKGNCLDGIVCALAVETPPPMMMTPPPMMMTPPQPNAPSLPPTSGTAPPPDLSNTPPPPNRALTPSPNGSKKIVEELPIILEATIQIFLLSLLFTYV, encoded by the exons ATGACTACCTATCTTATGTTACTACTTCTGCTGGCTCTTTCAGTAGCGTCACTCATAAAGCCCAGTTTTGCCACGTTTTTGAGCATCAACTGTGGAGGATCCAACTCTTTCGTCGATGCAAATTCAATCCAATGGACCGGAGACGCTGATTATGTCCATAATGGTGTGTCCCAAGTGGTCGATGCCTACTACACCGCCGGCCCGGTAATGGGCACCCTCAGAGTGTTTCCGACGTTGAAGAAAAACTGCTATACCATCAATAATTTGAACAATGGGGACCGAGTTCTGGTGCGTGCAAGCTTCTTCTATGGAAACTATGATGGAAAACACATTTCTCCCACCTTTGACCTAATGTTAGATGGCAACATGTGGGGAAAGGTGAACCTGTCGATCTATTCAGAAGATACGATCCTTTATAGGGAGTATGTTTATGATGTGAATGGAAATTCTACCTCCTTATGCCTTGCTCAAACGCTGCCTGACCAGTTCCCCCTCATATCTGCCCTCGAGCTGCGCACCTTGGATTCCAACATGTACAGGCATGCTGGTTCCAATCATGTTTTGAGTTTGGCAGCTAGATTTGCTATGGGTTCACTCGTAGATTTGAG GTATCCTGTTGATCCATATGATCGACTATGGTTTTCTTGGGGGGGAGCTGGGGCACAAGAGGTGATCGTCAACAATACTGCTACTTCCATTGTTCTCACCACCGCCGAAGATCATCCTCCAAACGCCGCCGTGCAAACTGCCATCGAAGCTACAACCACCGGGTGGAGTCCTGCTCTGTATACCAATCTTCGAGGAGAATACAGCGTCTATATAAACCTCTACTTCTCCGAAGTGATTCCGTTAAACACAACACAGAAAAGATCCATTCAACTTTACATGGACAACAAGCCTTTATTAAACCCCATTATTCCACCTTTTGGAAGCGTATTGGAGGTTTACCTTGCCAACATTACTGCTTCTCCCAACAATACCTTCACTCTTGTGGCTACTTCTGATTCCACGCTTCCTACTCTCCTCAATGCTTATGAAGTTTTCAAAGTCACTGATTACCTGCCTTACCGAACCAACAGCAAAGACG TGATAGGTTTAGCGGCACTGCAAAAGGCGTTCGACGTATTAATAAAATGGACCGGCGACCCATGTCTTCCTTCACCGTACTGGTGGGAATGGATCGAATGCACCAATACTAGTATCATGCCTCGAGTAACAGCACT gAAACTCGGTGGCTTTGGTCTGTCCGGTTCACTTCCTGACTTCAGTACCATGGATGCTCTTCAAACAAT TGAATTGCAGAATAACAGCTTTGATGGACCTATTCCTGAATTTTTTGGCTCCTTTCCAAATCTAAAACTATT gAACTTGGCAAACAATAGATTCAACGGATCCATCCCCAAGTCCATatcgaagaaaaagaaattgaaattagT GGTAAAAGGCAATTGTCTCGATGGAATTGTGTGTGCATTAGCAGTTGAAACTCCACCGCCAATGATGATGACTCCACCGCCAATGATGATGACTCCACCGCAACCGAACGCCCCTTCGCTGCCGCCAACATCTGGGACTGCACCACCACCAGATCTATCAAACACCCCACCACCACCGAACCGAGCTTTAACGCCCTCTCCCAATGGTAGCAAGAAGATTGTTGAGGAGCTCCCAATCATACTGGAAGCCACAATTCAAATATTCCTACTATCTTTGCTCTTCACCTACGT
- the LOC133867302 gene encoding uncharacterized protein LOC133867302 isoform X2 produces the protein MKTPEKLKREREAESPMEGRAKKRGNTGMDAALESKRGKRPVGFSEELVKEKVYGGDVGWIFIEVFSYSLLLYYILAQQEDDSSAASAVGPPNKVSLTLCTNSEFVDFVTQFQAQNPVGPLSGLRFKFCTNSEYVDAMSQFRAMDPAPQINEDVEIVFVPFEGGEQAASSGGGGGNGGGETHENILSQRPPHMTPSLLPVDNLPTQRHGKDDVDDIGLPTLAELQGTDEQSKKA, from the exons ATGAAGACGCCGGAAaagttgaagagagagagagaagcagagaGCCCAATGGAAGGACGTGCAAAAAAG AGGGGTAATACCGGTATGGATGCAGCGCTTGAATCAAAACGCGGCAAACGCCCCGTGGGATTTTCCGAGGAATTGGTTAAAGAAAAG gttTACGGTGGGGATGTTGGATGGATCTTTATTGAAGTATTTTCTTACTCGCTTCTCCTTTATTACATTCTTGCACAACAGGAG gaTGATTCTTCTGCAGCTTCAGCCGTTGGGCCCCCAAATAAAGTTAGCTTAACCTTATGCACAAACTCAGAGTTTGTGGATTTTGTAACGCAATTCCAGGCTCAGAACCCAGTTGGGCCCCTAAGTGGACTTCGCTTTAAGTTTTGCACTAACTCAGAGTATGTGGATGCTATGTCGCAATTCCGGGCTATGGACCCAGCCCCACAGATAAACGAGGATGTAGAGATTGTATTCGTCCCTTTTGAGGGTGGTG AACAAGCAGCAAGTTCTGGGGGTGGCGGTGGCAATGGCGGTGGTGAAACTCATGAGAACATTCTTTCTCAGCGCCCTCCACATATGACCCCATCCCTGCTACCAGTGGATAATCTTCCTACCCAAAGGCATGGTAAAGATGATGTGGATGATATAGGGCTGCCAACACTAGCTGAATTGCAGGGAACGGATGAACAGTCGAAGAAAGCGTAA
- the LOC133867302 gene encoding uncharacterized protein LOC133867302 isoform X1 → MKTPEKLKREREAESPMEGRAKKRGNTGMDAALESKRGKRPVGFSEELVKEKVRELLNVYGGDVGWIFIEVFSYSLLLYYILAQQEDDSSAASAVGPPNKVSLTLCTNSEFVDFVTQFQAQNPVGPLSGLRFKFCTNSEYVDAMSQFRAMDPAPQINEDVEIVFVPFEGGEQAASSGGGGGNGGGETHENILSQRPPHMTPSLLPVDNLPTQRHGKDDVDDIGLPTLAELQGTDEQSKKA, encoded by the exons ATGAAGACGCCGGAAaagttgaagagagagagagaagcagagaGCCCAATGGAAGGACGTGCAAAAAAG AGGGGTAATACCGGTATGGATGCAGCGCTTGAATCAAAACGCGGCAAACGCCCCGTGGGATTTTCCGAGGAATTGGTTAAAGAAAAGGTCAGAGAGCTTCTCAAT gttTACGGTGGGGATGTTGGATGGATCTTTATTGAAGTATTTTCTTACTCGCTTCTCCTTTATTACATTCTTGCACAACAGGAG gaTGATTCTTCTGCAGCTTCAGCCGTTGGGCCCCCAAATAAAGTTAGCTTAACCTTATGCACAAACTCAGAGTTTGTGGATTTTGTAACGCAATTCCAGGCTCAGAACCCAGTTGGGCCCCTAAGTGGACTTCGCTTTAAGTTTTGCACTAACTCAGAGTATGTGGATGCTATGTCGCAATTCCGGGCTATGGACCCAGCCCCACAGATAAACGAGGATGTAGAGATTGTATTCGTCCCTTTTGAGGGTGGTG AACAAGCAGCAAGTTCTGGGGGTGGCGGTGGCAATGGCGGTGGTGAAACTCATGAGAACATTCTTTCTCAGCGCCCTCCACATATGACCCCATCCCTGCTACCAGTGGATAATCTTCCTACCCAAAGGCATGGTAAAGATGATGTGGATGATATAGGGCTGCCAACACTAGCTGAATTGCAGGGAACGGATGAACAGTCGAAGAAAGCGTAA